One Corvus cornix cornix isolate S_Up_H32 chromosome 10, ASM73873v5, whole genome shotgun sequence genomic region harbors:
- the MNS1 gene encoding LOW QUALITY PROTEIN: meiosis-specific nuclear structural protein 1 (The sequence of the model RefSeq protein was modified relative to this genomic sequence to represent the inferred CDS: deleted 2 bases in 1 codon): MGATFKGAPRHDVTRPWPRAPGVTCQGRVAISANQRGQFPRSEIAPCRPAAPRVATATAGRMASEERDWGRRAARLRAELERERRLDEALRAAEENRKQRALQLEREQKLAAELARRDLEKMKDEKIRQQVRANSLELRELERKLKSAYMNKERAAQIAEKKAIYDEKMKWEDEVAQEMKEEYNRFLKEEMSAELRRNQEKKMYHQELDKQVEEQEKKKQEAYEEFLREKLMIDEIVKKIYEEDQMEKQRKLDKIKETQTYIEEFIKEQAIWRKRKQEEMEEENRKIMEFANMQQQREDDWMAKVRDTEEKKQRVQNMVAKTMEREEQRRKEQEQIRQDLYLEKQEEIERKKEMAEIEKRIRQRLDLRQTYEEQVALKAAAQQAMREEEEALRQQILAKFAEDDRIEQLNAQKQRMKQLEHKMAVEKILEDRRKQCIAEKERELEERELEKRRQASIRAIIEEERQKLLKEHAWKLLGYLPRGILKDENDINMLGEDFRLAYQQRRGNELPEES, encoded by the exons atggggg cAACTTTCAAAGGTGCCCCTCGCCATGACGTCACCCGGCCCTGGCCCCGC GCTCCGGGGGTCACGTGCCAGGGTCGGGTCGCCATCTCGGCCAATCAGCGGGGGCAATTCCCCAGAAGCGAAATCGCGCCCTGCAGGCCGGCGGCGCCACGCGTTGCCACGGCAACGGCCGGCAGGATG GCGTCCGAGGAGCGGGACTGGGGCAGACGGGCGGCCCGGCTGCGGGCCGAACTGGAGCGGGAGCGGCGGCTGGATGAGGCGCTGCGGGCG gcagaagagaacagaaagcagagagcaCTGCAGCTGGAGCGAGAGCAAAAGCTGGCGGCTGAGCTGGCGAGGCGGGACCTcgagaaaatgaaagatgagAAGATAAGGCAACAAGTCAGAGCAAACAG tCTTGAACTTCGAGAGTTagaaagaaagctgaaatctgCTTATATGAATAAAGAACGAGCTGCACAgattgctgaaaaaaaagctaTATACGATGAGAAAATG AAATGGGAGGATGAAGTAGCCCAAGAGATGAAGGAAGAGTACAACAGgtttctgaaagaagaaatgtctGCAGAACTGAGGCGAaaccaggagaagaaaatgtacCATCAAGAACTGGACAAGCAGGTTGAGGAACAAGAGAAGAAGAAGCAAGAGGCTTATGAAGAGTTTCTAAGAGAGAAACTCATGATTGATGAAATTGTAAAAAAGATCTATGAAGAAGACCAAAT GGAAAAACAACGGAAGttagataaaataaaagaaactcaGACATATATTGAAGAGTTTATAAAAGAACAAGCtatctggaggaaaaggaaacaggaagagatggaagaagaaaataggaaaattatgGAGTTTGCCAACATGCAACAACAAAGAGAAGATGATTGGATGGCTAAAGTTCGAgacactgaggagaaaaaacagagagTTCAAAACATG GTTGCCAAGACCATGGAGAGAGAAGAACAGAGGCGTAAAGAACAGGAACAAATCCGCCAAGATCTGTAtctggaaaaacaagaagagattgaaaggaagaaggagatg GCAGAAATTGAAAAGAGAATAAGGCAGCGCCTAGACTTAAGGCAAACATATGAAGAGCAAGTTGctctgaaggcagcagcacaacaAGCTatgagagaagaggaggaagccCTCCGGCAGCAGATTTTGGCCAAGTTTGCCGAGGACGATCGCATTGAGCAGCTGAACGCGCAGAAACAGAGAATGAAACAGCTTGAACACAAAATGGCCGTGGAGAAAATTCTCGAGGACCGTCGCAAACAGTGTATAGCAGAAAAA GAGCGTGAACTTGAAGAAAGAGAGTTAGAGAAGAGGAGACAAGCAAGTATCCGTGCAATTATTgaagaagagagacagaaacTCTTGAAAGAGCATGCATGGAAACTGCTGGGTTATCTTCCTCGA GGAATACTCAAAGACGAAAATGACATTAACATGCTTGGAGAAGATTTCAGGTTGGCGTACCAACAGAGAAGAGGTAATGAACTTCCAGAAGAGAGCTGA